ACTGCTCTAAGCTCCTGCTATGACTCTGCTGCGAATCTGCTGCACCTGACTACCGCTCCGAAGATTTTAGAGCGCGGTTGGCAGACCGACACACGAGCTAGTTTACATCAAAGTGTTGGTAACAGAATTATTTTCCTATACTTAATTACTGTAAAAgagcaagtgcagtgtgttgcacttgatcCATCTTTctgtactcgatttcctcttccgaaggtattgaaagaggtttttagtggattacccatcgatagatccaTGAGACTtaagtcttggagtaagagtcgtcgaaggctcagAACCAAGTAAACTGCCGGTATTTTCATGTGTCCTTTTACTTTCCGCTTCGTATGTGCTTTTCGCTGCACATACTCGTGTTTTCTCAAATGAtaaaacaagtttttgaaaaccacgtgattcaccccccccccctctcacatgcgtATCGATCCAACAGGAAGTCGAAGTCAAGGAACGGTGACAGTTAAAGGGTCACCCTTAGGTAGAGTTCAGCCTCTCATCTAATATTAAGACCCCTAATTCAAGGACGGTCGGTCGTGCTTAAGGAACAAGTATCACAACCCTAGGTATAGTCAATAATTCGACTGGATCTTGATAGGCCAAGATATTACTTTAGTGATTAGAGACCAGTCCTCAGTTCTAAAGACGCCCAACCAAAAGGTTGCTTTGGTCCCTAAGGACTTAGTGCTCCATTCTCTAAAAGACGAGTAGCCCTGTATAAGGTAAGACGATCATAAAATCGTCAGGGCTCAAGGGATTCTAAGAACCGGACGACATTTCACTCAGATCTCCAGACTCCCAGCATATATTTGAGCGATCCTAAAAATCGGACGGTATTTCAATCAGATCTCCAGACTCCCAGCATATATTTGAGCAACCTTATAAACCGGACGGTATTTCACTCAAATCTCTAGACTTTGAGTGATTCTAAAAACGGAATGGTATTTCACTCAGATCTCTAGACTTCCAGCATATATTTGAGTGATTCTAAAAATTGAACGGTATTTCACTGAGATCTCCAGACTCTCAACATATATTTGAGTAACCCTAAGAATCGGACGATATTTTACTCAGATCTCCAGACTCCCAGCATATATTTGAGCGACCCTAAGGACGGACCGGTATCTCATTTAGACCTCCAGCATTACCACACATGTATATCAGAGTAGTGAAAAGTGCAAAAAGTCGGCCAACTTTATAAAACTCAACGTTCCATTCATTACTCACCTGAGCAGACCAATGCCCGACTGAGATATGCTCAGGGAAacaacattgtcagagaatcCTAACAACTTGTTTGAGAATAACaaccgtctgtcagagaatattcttttaaaataagGTAGATTTAGGGAACCTTACTCAGAGGCGATCATGCTTCCTATCAGCCGACACATTATGACCGCATATTCCTTCAACCATCTCATTAATGGTGTCAGTTATAAAAAGAGTGCACACAGGTAGCGGAAGATTCCTCGAACTGGCCATACACCTTCCAGGATGCATATACTCCGTTGCTCAACAACTCCTGACACTCGACATTCTCTGGTATCTCATAATTGCAGAGATGATATATAAATAAGAGGTCATCTCCGATGGCAAGATACACACACTTCATTACACTAAGCATGTATCCTGTTGTTCTTTACTTATTATTCTACTCTCTGCCTAAGCAATAcattaacttgagcatcggaggattTTTGTCAAAGACCCCTTCTTTGATGTTTTGTGTTAGCGTTCTGTTAGTTCGTTTAAGTGTGTGCAACTTGCTTAGCATATTAGCCAAGAGTCCTCAAATCAACCTAGAGATCTTTTTTCAGTCAACATCACAACCACTTATCTAGCACGCCGCCTCCAACTCTCAGAAAGGATCTTCATCACACTCCAAGTATCGTCATGGTTTTAGAGTTTGTTTACTTATACAAACTTTGTTACGTAACTGCAAGTGAGACCGAGCGGTTCATTAAATTGCCGCCTTGGTTTTATTTCAGATCTTAAACTCTGCCCTCCTCCTCTTCATTAATGGAAAAAACAAAAAGACACCACACAAGTTTCCCAGGGGAAGAAGGACGCAGAACAAGTGAGTGAGGTGGTGACATTGATGAAGGCCGTGGGGTGGTCCGATGTCTGGCCGCATAGATCGGCACCACCTACGTACGTAGCTTAATTACCTTAATGGCTAGCACCAGAACATCAATGCAGCCACATGTTTGTCTGCATCACTTTTCCTCCCAAAAGACATGGCCTGAGCTAGCTTTTTGAGGTCTCCTCAAGACAGGACAAATTTCAGCAGCAGGACAGGACAGATTCTTGTCAGTATATTTACCAGATGCGAGTATTGTATGCGGTTGATTGATGTTTGGTCGGAGGTATTATTCATTCATGGTTGGTGCCAACCAAGTACATCTTTGGGTTCACGGTTGGTGCAGAACAGTTACGATCTGAAGCTTTTCTGGTTGGATTATTGATGAACCAACAAATGCCATTTCAGGTGCTAGCTAGGAAAGAAGAGGAAGGGCACATACGAAGTAAAGGCAAAGGGTGAACTGTAAAAGAAACAGACAAACTCATGAAAAACTTGGAAAGAAAAAGTGATCTGGTGCCACTGCAAAGCAGAATGGAGAAGAGCTTCAAAGATTTTGGATGACGAGCTTCAATTAGTCTGTACAAGAGTttacaaggatttttttttttttttttttttttgacgagatatataaaattagaaacatgtcttttttttttatccagcatattaaaaaaaaatcacagaaaacGGTAGCTCGTCATAGATGTTTGGTACGGGCGTGCGTACATTCGAGGATATGCGACTCATGGGAACTCTAACTTTCGGTGGGCCCCGCTGGGCGCGGGATCTACGGCCTCCGCCGTTTCAGGCGGAGGCGACGGCGATTCGAACCGCAGCGACGCGCACGGCGTCTCGAATGGCGTCGTCTCCTGCGCTTCGTCGTCTCCGCCATCCTCCTCTTCAGGCTCCTCTTCCTTGATGGTGTAGAGAGCCCTCGAGGGGCCCAAGCACACGGCGGACCAACGAGCCAGGtcgctctcttcctcctcctcctcctccttcggcTCCGCCTTAGTCGCCTTCGCATGAGAAGGGGCGACCGCAGAGGCAGGCTCGACGCGGGATCGGCGCTTGGAGTTGAGGCAGAGCGCGTGGAAGAGAAGCACCCTGTGTGTGGGCCCCGCGGAGGAGACGCCGGCGCGCTCGGGATCGGCGGAGTCGGGGTGCCTCCGCCGGCGGAAGAAGAGGTAGAGGAGCTCGGCGGTGAGTCCAAGGAGAAAGAGCGACAGGATGAGGATCAGGGCGAAACCAAGCTCGGTGAGGTCACTCATGGCCGCCGGTGGTAGATCAGCGCTaagaagaaagagagaccaaTAAAACCAAAAGGCAAGGGGCGTTGCGGAAATGTTTAAATGCAGCAGGGGAGGGGGACCGGCTGGTGCCGGTATGGCGTGGCGGACGGAAGAGAAGTGCGATGAAACGATGGCCGGATCACCTACTGAACCGGTGAAGCTGCCGTTGGTGGCGGAATCAAAGGGAGTGTGACATgtatatataataaatatcaaTAGAATTTCCTTTTATTGGATCGACTGACCACACTTAGCCAGACATGCCCAACTACACACTTCAGGCCCAAATCAAAGGAAGAGGATTGGGCATTTTGGACAATTCAGGCCCAACTAAGCATCCACCAGTTGGAGAAACCATTACTATATCCATCATGTGCAGTGCACGGACTCTGCCTGATACagcatagaagaagaagaagcagcttGCAAGATTTTCCTCTCTTCCATCAGTATCTGTATCACACGCTTCTTGTTTTCCATCCATGGCTTTGCTTTGCTATGCTATGATGCCACTGCTGCAGCGTGGCAGTAAACAGGCAAAGCAGAGAGTCGAGGGGTTCACATGCCAACTTTCTCTGCTTCAAAGGCAATGAAGGATCCCTCACTTGTCACACCTTTCAATGCAGCTCGAGCATTTCATTATCTTTATTCCCTTCCTTTGAAGCATGCATCTCCCACTCCAAAAGCTTGTTGTCCTCCATTCCCACTTCTCTTGAAAAGTTTTGATCTGTAGGAGTCCGAAAAATTTGAGCTTTCTCCATTTCGTTCGCAATCTCGGATGCCCTGGCTCTGCAAACCCTAAAAATCCCTCCTTTTTTTGGTTTCTCCATGTCTTTCGTGCGAAGGAGGTTCGTGCTCCGTCATCCGGTGGTGGTCGACGTCGGCTGCAGCTGCCGGCGGCCAAAGCTCCTATCTTTCTTCTACTCGTCAACGAAACCCAAGTCCAGTAAGAGCCCTAGCCTCCTTTCCCCTTACGCTACTACTTCACTTTCTGAAACGCTGACGTCCACTACCACCGCCACTACTACCACAATGACCACCACTGCGACTGCTATTTCCTCCTCCCCCTCCCGCTACGGCGACTTCGTTTCCTCCCCCTCTCCGCCGTTCCGCCCGCCGGCGACggggaagagcaagaagaagggGAAGCGCGTGGCGGCGAGGAAGGGGGTGGTGGAGGGGAGTACGGCGGTGGTGAAGGATTCCTCGGATCCGTACCTGGACTTCCGTGACTCGATGCTGCAGATGATCGTGGAGATGGAGATCTACGCGTGGGACGACCTGCGCGACCTCCTCCACCGCTTCCTCGCCCTCAACGCCGCCTGCCACCACCACCTCATCTTCCGTGCCTTCGCCGAGATCTGGAACGGCGTCTTCGCCGCCGCCTCGCCCCCGCCGCCACCCGCCTCCGCCTTCGCGACACGGCCGCGCCGCCGCTGACGCTGACCGCACGCACGCGACCTGAAAAAGAGTCAAAGAAAAGCTAAAAAAAAGTTGAGATCCTGACCCCACCTAGTGCCACGTGTAATCGATCGAGCCCAGTCGGTGACTACACCGGGTGGTGATAGGATCTCAATCCCACTATCAGTGCAATGGACTGCCTTTTAATTGTATTTTCTTCCGGAATGGTAGAGATTAATGTAGGGGGTTCTTAAACTTAATGAGTTTTCGCTGAAGAGGACGTTTGAAATTTATTGCTTTTAGTTTTTAAGCTTCTTGTGGCTAGTGCAGAATGACCAGAAAGCCTTTAAGATCAAACAAGTACAATATCACAAACTTCCTTTGTCACCATCTCTTGCAACAATCTCCATCACTAAATAAATATTTAGGTAAGATTACTCCTTTGAAATAAGGGACAGACACCCCAATTAATGTCGTGTAACATCAATTTCCACCCCCTATGAATTAATGCGAACTCCGAAACTGTCATCCTCATGAAGAGCTAAGTCACGAGGGACAGCGGTAGGCAGCAGGCCCGTGTCCGGTGGTGGTGGAGGTGGTGGCGTCTGATTCCATGGCTGACGGAGAAAGGCACCACTAGAGCTTGAAATCAATGGCCATGGCAGGCGACATTAATGGCCGCTTTTCATTACACTTGGGCTCGCCTGGAATCCTGTGAGCTTCATCATTCAACCTGTTTGATTTTTTCTCAGTGCAGCTTGGCTCGGTTTTAAAGAACCTCCCTGAAATCCAGGCTCTTAATATTGTTTTCCAAGTCACGAATGAATTGAATCGAACTGAATATCTTGAAAAATTTAAAGTTCTAATTCAGTTTGAAATAGGTATATTTGAGTTCAAGTtagatttgaaatttgaaaattttaaaattttatgttcGGTTCGAAAGATTTGAACATGTTCACGAAAATTCAAATTATTATTCAAAAATAGATACTTGAAaggatcaaaatttatttatttaatatatatttaatttatattaataaaatattaaaattcatTAGCTCCTCGTGAACTAtcgaataatataatttaaattcgagTTCAGCTAAATTCGAACatattcgagttcggctcgaattcaaTAAATTCAAATATCAATCGAATATTTTTTAAATCGACTCGAAAAACTCGTAAATCGATTCGATCCGTTTACAGTCTTAGTGCCAAAGATGTCAGAGGAGAGTGATTCAGACGAATTAGTTAGGAAGAAAAGTATTTGATGCTCCGTTTGGTGCCGCACCCTTTTATGTTCCTAAAagttgaatgaatttatttcattCATCTCACAGCTGGCTTTCGTCTCGAGCCGTGTTACATTAATTGAATGCGAAAGACTAACTCCCTTTGCATGCATCACAAGCAAACATTGAATCTAATGCAAGATTTAGAAGCTTCTCACGTTGAAACTACAGACAAGAATCTTTAGTTTTATATTTGGCTAATCTCTAAATAATTATATGGATCCATGTGCAACTAGGGCAAGCTCCATTTGCTCCACCTTTTTAATATCTCGTGGACAGATCAAACAAGGGCATGGCTTCCCCATGATTTAGTTTCTTACACTTCAAAGTTTCAATTTGTGAATCAGAAACTTAATTCATACCTGCAAAGTATAATTTATGAAAATTATGATAGATACTTGTGACTTGCTAAACCTGACACCAAGAACACCCAAGCAATCTCCAACTACAGCAGTTTCATCTACTGCTATAATTGGATACGAGCGCGCTTAATTGTCTTCTCCGATCAAAAATATGGGCTTAGTTAATGAGAAAAATCTAGCAAATATACAGTGTGAGGGATTTTGTGGAGTTAAGGATATGATGATGAAGAACTTGGCTCGTTGGTATCCTCCTCTGTTATTCCTTCAATCTTGAAAGAactggaagaagaggaggaggaggaggaggaggacgacgaAATGGAGGAGGAGGAAGCATTGATGGCTACGAGCAAGTCCACGAAGGCTCCCACTATGAGTCGATGCGTCTCCTTCGTGTTCAGCCTCAGGTACCACACCAGCAGCTCCTCCAGCTGCTCCCAGTCTCGGCCGAGGCCGTGCGCCGACACCATCTCCTCCATCGACTGCCGGAAGTCACCGTACGGGTCCTCCGAATTCACCACCAGCGCCACGCTGTCCTCGAACGGCTCCTCTGCCTCCGCCTTGGCCTCCTCCATGATCGACCTCGTGCCGCCGCCCCGGTCGAAGAAGAGCCGGTCCGACCGCCTCCGCCGCACCACCGTCTCCGACGACTCGCCCACGGCGGAGTCCGACGACGCCGTGGAGAAGCTCCACTCGTGGTCGGACGTGAAGCAGGAGTCGTTGGATTCGATATAGACCGAGTTCACCGTCTTGAACACCCCGTCGCCGGCGCCGGCGTCGCGGAAGGAAGTCGTCTTTGGGTGTTTGCAAAAATGCCAAGGAGAGGGAGGAGAGAGGCGAGCAGAGGGCCTCGGCGAGTCCCTCAGCTTGAAGAAGAGCGAGCCCAAGCCTAGCTTCTTCCCCATTAGGCTCTCGAGGCGGATGTCAAGCTCGATCTCATTAATGGAGGTCGAGGAAACTTGAGCTCCTTCGCTTTTAAAAACTTGTCATATAATTATAAACACGCATGTTCATGAAGGAGGCGAGAGAGACGCTGTTGAGTATTAAATAAGACATTGAATAGGTCCTTTTCCATCATCCTTAATCTTTGTTTACAAGTCCATACGTTCAGTGAGAACATTAATGATGCACACCATTAGTCTTCCACTAATCACAAACACTAATGACTAATGTCCTTGTCACTGTAAGAAATTATGTCAGTTTCATAAATGATGAGCAACGAAAGAAAGCCATAACAAGTTTGTATTGCTGG
This genomic stretch from Zingiber officinale cultivar Zhangliang chromosome 7A, Zo_v1.1, whole genome shotgun sequence harbors:
- the LOC122002354 gene encoding uncharacterized protein LOC122002354 encodes the protein MSDLTELGFALILILSLFLLGLTAELLYLFFRRRRHPDSADPERAGVSSAGPTHRVLLFHALCLNSKRRSRVEPASAVAPSHAKATKAEPKEEEEEEESDLARWSAVCLGPSRALYTIKEEEPEEEDGGDDEAQETTPFETPCASLRFESPSPPPETAEAVDPAPSGAHRKLEFP
- the LOC122002353 gene encoding transcription repressor OFP8-like, giving the protein MSFVRRRFVLRHPVVVDVGCSCRRPKLLSFFYSSTKPKSSKSPSLLSPYATTSLSETLTSTTTATTTTMTTTATAISSSPSRYGDFVSSPSPPFRPPATGKSKKKGKRVAARKGVVEGSTAVVKDSSDPYLDFRDSMLQMIVEMEIYAWDDLRDLLHRFLALNAACHHHLIFRAFAEIWNGVFAAASPPPPPASAFATRPRRR
- the LOC122000450 gene encoding transcription repressor OFP13-like, giving the protein MGKKLGLGSLFFKLRDSPRPSARLSPPSPWHFCKHPKTTSFRDAGAGDGVFKTVNSVYIESNDSCFTSDHEWSFSTASSDSAVGESSETVVRRRRSDRLFFDRGGGTRSIMEEAKAEAEEPFEDSVALVVNSEDPYGDFRQSMEEMVSAHGLGRDWEQLEELLVWYLRLNTKETHRLIVGAFVDLLVAINASSSSISSSSSSSSSSSSSSFKIEGITEEDTNEPSSSSSYP